A DNA window from Selenomonas sp. oral taxon 126 contains the following coding sequences:
- a CDS encoding SH3 domain-containing protein: protein MRPILSIGLIALLLCTAGCTNPVTKVIDKLTNDEPAASQQSTTTSSPAPAQTQTQGQSAAQPQQNAAPAVQQQPAAPAPVIDTQLQRMTPAPPNTHGQIRGTDVRMRGGPSTDDEILGYFDNREYVSILGSMDGWYHVRRADGTECWVSGDFCKQI, encoded by the coding sequence ATGCGCCCCATCCTCTCCATCGGACTCATCGCTCTCCTCCTCTGCACTGCCGGATGCACGAATCCCGTCACCAAGGTGATCGACAAGCTGACGAATGACGAGCCCGCCGCATCGCAGCAAAGCACGACCACGAGCAGCCCTGCGCCCGCACAGACGCAGACACAGGGGCAGTCCGCCGCGCAGCCACAGCAGAACGCCGCACCCGCAGTGCAGCAGCAACCCGCAGCGCCTGCGCCCGTCATCGACACGCAGCTGCAGCGGATGACGCCCGCACCGCCGAATACGCACGGGCAGATTCGCGGGACTGATGTGCGCATGCGCGGCGGTCCAAGCACGGACGATGAGATCCTCGGCTATTTCGACAACCGCGAGTACGTCTCCATCCTCGGCAGCATGGACGGGTGGTATCACGTACGCCGCGCCGACGGCACGGAGTGCTGGGTCTCCGGCGATTTCTGCAAGCAGATTTGA
- a CDS encoding L,D-transpeptidase produces the protein MRQNDLRSLRVRQKRRSYARFFALLGGVFVLALVFGAYSYLSAADEPPAASVTASAGKQPAPTAAAPAKAATKEDPAAPAARAEDTATEESVRPAAAPAGTSILIKKSEFRLYLLEDGNVIRSFPVALGKNAGQKRVSGDMKTPDGSFPIDEVIDSSDWTHDFGDGKGEIEGAYGPYFISLDTSELSGGAWDGIGIHGTHDPASIGTRASEGCIRMHNSDLLALKKHITVGTEVTIEE, from the coding sequence ATGAGACAAAACGATTTGCGCTCCCTGCGCGTACGTCAGAAACGGCGCAGCTATGCGCGCTTTTTCGCCCTGCTCGGCGGCGTGTTCGTCCTCGCCCTCGTCTTCGGCGCGTACAGCTATCTGAGTGCCGCAGACGAGCCGCCCGCCGCATCTGTCACCGCATCAGCAGGAAAGCAGCCCGCCCCGACCGCAGCCGCCCCCGCCAAGGCAGCGACGAAGGAAGATCCCGCCGCCCCCGCTGCGCGTGCGGAAGATACGGCGACAGAAGAGTCCGTGCGCCCGGCAGCAGCACCCGCAGGGACAAGCATCCTCATCAAAAAGAGCGAATTCCGCCTCTACCTGCTTGAGGACGGCAACGTCATCCGGTCCTTTCCCGTTGCGCTTGGCAAGAACGCGGGACAGAAGCGCGTGAGTGGCGACATGAAGACGCCCGACGGCAGCTTCCCCATCGACGAGGTGATTGACTCCTCCGACTGGACGCATGACTTCGGCGACGGCAAGGGCGAGATCGAGGGCGCGTACGGCCCGTACTTCATCAGCCTCGACACCTCGGAGCTCTCGGGCGGCGCGTGGGACGGCATCGGCATCCACGGCACGCACGATCCCGCGAGCATCGGGACGCGTGCCTCCGAGGGCTGCATCCGCATGCACAACAGCGACCTCCTCGCGCTGAAGAAGCATATCACCGTCGGTACCGAGGTGACGATTGAGGAGTAA
- a CDS encoding metal-dependent hydrolase, with amino-acid sequence MTWVSHIAVTGTIVYAVTTDPLLTAAAAVGAVLPDKVEGSPGSVGWNTWRSRHRGWSHWPVLYLALIGGLAQARAYFFYDAAFFSVLTWLFIGALLHIAEDAVCGKVPGIFPMQKIGIRLFTVGSFREYLFAGFCIIVVYAGQYILRM; translated from the coding sequence ATGACGTGGGTATCCCACATAGCCGTAACGGGCACGATCGTCTATGCCGTCACTACTGATCCGCTGCTGACGGCGGCTGCTGCCGTGGGCGCCGTCCTGCCGGACAAGGTGGAGGGCTCGCCGGGGAGCGTCGGATGGAATACATGGCGCAGCCGCCATCGCGGCTGGTCGCACTGGCCCGTGCTCTACCTCGCCCTCATCGGAGGACTCGCACAGGCAAGGGCGTACTTCTTCTACGATGCGGCGTTCTTCTCCGTCCTCACATGGCTCTTCATCGGCGCCCTCCTCCACATTGCGGAGGACGCCGTCTGCGGCAAGGTTCCCGGCATATTCCCCATGCAGAAGATCGGCATACGACTCTTCACCGTCGGCTCATTCCGCGAATATCTATTTGCCGGTTTTTGTATTATCGTCGTATATGCAGGACAATATATTCTGCGCATGTAA
- a CDS encoding Rrf2 family transcriptional regulator, which produces MQISSRFTIAIHILICVELYGNDAPATSESLAGSIGAHPVVIRRILGQLRRAGLITVARGREGGAHIARPLAGITLADVFRAVESIGDDTLFSFHENPNPACPVGRSIHNILDGHLTAIQRAMEREMQQTTLADVIQEARAEVSAEN; this is translated from the coding sequence ATGCAAATCTCAAGCCGCTTCACCATCGCCATCCACATCCTCATCTGCGTCGAACTCTACGGCAACGACGCCCCCGCCACGAGCGAGAGCCTCGCGGGCAGCATCGGTGCGCATCCCGTCGTCATCCGCCGCATCCTCGGACAGCTGCGCCGCGCGGGACTCATCACCGTCGCACGCGGACGCGAGGGTGGCGCCCACATCGCACGCCCCCTCGCCGGCATCACCCTCGCCGACGTCTTCCGCGCCGTCGAGAGCATCGGTGACGACACACTCTTCAGCTTCCACGAGAACCCAAACCCCGCCTGCCCCGTCGGCCGCAGCATCCATAACATCCTCGACGGCCACCTCACCGCCATCCAACGCGCGATGGAACGCGAGATGCAGCAGACAACCCTCGCCGACGTCATACAGGAGGCGCGGGCGGAGGTATCTGCCGAAAATTGA
- a CDS encoding DUF1659 domain-containing protein → MARKDAVSKVTLKVTTGVGADGKTLYKNRTISGIAPSLTDADALTVGRGFAALQKHGLSLVTRTDTAVLED, encoded by the coding sequence ATGGCACGCAAAGATGCAGTGAGCAAGGTTACGCTCAAGGTGACGACGGGTGTCGGCGCGGACGGCAAGACGCTCTACAAGAACCGCACGATCAGCGGGATTGCGCCGAGCCTCACGGATGCGGATGCGCTGACGGTGGGCCGCGGGTTCGCGGCTCTGCAGAAGCACGGGCTGAGCCTCGTGACGCGCACGGACACGGCTGTCCTCGAGGACTGA
- a CDS encoding DUF2922 domain-containing protein, with translation MSTKKQLRMTMKMSSGKEMTVSLLDPKDGLTKAEVTTCLQNVIDKKAIVAGEAYPVSVKDIAIQTVDTEKLA, from the coding sequence ATGTCGACGAAGAAACAGCTGCGCATGACGATGAAGATGTCGAGCGGCAAGGAGATGACGGTGAGCCTGCTGGATCCGAAGGACGGTCTGACGAAGGCAGAGGTCACGACCTGCCTGCAGAATGTCATCGACAAGAAGGCGATTGTCGCAGGCGAGGCGTACCCCGTCTCGGTGAAGGATATCGCGATTCAGACGGTGGATACGGAGAAGCTCGCCTAA
- a CDS encoding zinc ribbon domain-containing protein, which produces MFCPKCTKFVPSSANACPNCGIPIITGFSPNYGAGFDLGDDDTESRNDAKPRKVMDSDLYDNVSDDDNVIAGEEKPSGIGGKLKSLFGFGKG; this is translated from the coding sequence ATGTTCTGTCCCAAATGCACGAAATTCGTCCCCTCCTCCGCAAATGCCTGCCCGAACTGCGGCATCCCCATCATCACGGGATTCTCCCCGAACTACGGCGCGGGCTTCGACCTCGGCGACGACGACACGGAGAGCCGTAATGACGCCAAACCACGCAAAGTCATGGACAGCGACCTCTATGACAACGTATCTGATGATGACAACGTCATTGCAGGTGAGGAAAAACCCTCCGGCATCGGCGGTAAACTCAAATCCCTCTTCGGCTTCGGCAAAGGCTGA
- a CDS encoding DUF805 domain-containing protein, which yields MNNAIFSMSGRLTRRDYALSIAALFGGAFLILSIALYILLPAAHTTAVILFREPTAPFWGLLIAGAALILTLVYCALPLAAIPATVRRLHDMGHSGPLAFPLLLASLLPVGLSVFSLLIIAVLMEGLGYNLDLGFVTAEEMAFAIGGFVFIYIALVFIAMLVLALFGAWVFLKKGDPLANRYGEPPIEEQLPSVRAAYFPMQGGIARAPFIRRTLILLAVAGLLVPSIGQSVIMPIAFILAGLQILPPGGDFFIVFLIPGLSPFVLLPLILARLRTLGRSRWEAALIYAPFLQNILVSWKITPFFAMWGYIDPETLSPDFFLGLLSVSGDGDVLLTLSTVCGILALIGIIRLLDRDKEDIVSPLS from the coding sequence ATGAACAATGCCATCTTCTCCATGTCGGGCAGACTCACGCGCCGCGACTACGCACTCAGTATTGCGGCACTGTTCGGCGGCGCATTCCTCATCCTCAGCATCGCGCTCTACATCCTCCTGCCCGCCGCCCACACAACTGCAGTCATCCTCTTCCGCGAGCCGACCGCCCCGTTCTGGGGGCTCCTCATCGCAGGAGCTGCCCTCATCCTCACCCTCGTCTACTGCGCGCTCCCGCTCGCCGCCATCCCCGCCACCGTCAGGCGTCTGCACGACATGGGGCACAGCGGCCCGCTCGCCTTTCCCCTCCTCCTCGCAAGCCTCCTCCCCGTCGGCCTGTCCGTCTTCTCCCTCCTCATCATCGCCGTGCTGATGGAGGGTCTTGGCTACAACCTCGACCTCGGCTTCGTCACCGCCGAGGAGATGGCGTTCGCGATCGGCGGCTTCGTATTCATCTACATCGCCCTCGTCTTCATCGCCATGCTCGTCCTCGCCCTCTTTGGCGCATGGGTCTTCCTCAAAAAGGGCGACCCTCTGGCGAACCGCTACGGAGAACCGCCCATCGAGGAGCAGCTTCCCTCCGTCCGCGCGGCATACTTCCCCATGCAGGGCGGCATAGCGCGCGCCCCCTTCATCAGGCGCACCCTCATCCTCCTCGCCGTCGCCGGACTCCTCGTCCCCTCCATCGGGCAGAGCGTCATCATGCCCATCGCCTTCATCCTCGCGGGGCTGCAGATCCTCCCCCCCGGCGGGGACTTCTTCATCGTCTTCCTCATCCCCGGGCTGTCCCCCTTCGTCCTCCTGCCCCTCATCCTCGCGCGTCTGCGCACCCTCGGCAGGAGCAGATGGGAAGCGGCGCTCATCTACGCCCCCTTCCTGCAGAACATCCTCGTCTCATGGAAGATCACCCCCTTCTTCGCCATGTGGGGCTATATCGACCCGGAGACCCTCAGCCCTGACTTTTTCTTAGGTCTCCTCTCCGTCAGCGGAGACGGCGACGTCCTCCTCACCCTCTCCACCGTCTGCGGCATCCTCGCCCTCATCGGCATCATCCGTCTGCTGGATAGAGATAAGGAGGATATTGTCAGTCCGTTGTCATGA
- a CDS encoding DUF805 domain-containing protein, with the protein MHQIDNGLKENFFRWRGRLNRKRFINRLLALSVGGFLLYIIFFIALAATSGIPASDTAEEANAAVGLLTLASLPITVSSYMLMIRRLHDIGLSGWFVLLALIPLVSLGFILYILFKQGTEGDNAYGPDPLGAYGASS; encoded by the coding sequence ATGCACCAGATCGACAACGGCCTCAAAGAAAACTTCTTCCGGTGGCGCGGACGCCTCAACCGCAAGCGCTTCATCAACCGCCTCCTCGCCCTCAGCGTCGGCGGCTTCCTCCTCTACATCATCTTCTTCATCGCTCTCGCCGCCACCAGCGGCATCCCCGCGTCCGACACCGCCGAGGAAGCGAACGCCGCCGTCGGACTCCTCACACTCGCGAGCCTCCCCATCACCGTATCGAGCTACATGCTCATGATCCGCCGCCTCCACGACATCGGACTCTCGGGCTGGTTCGTCCTGCTCGCCCTCATCCCCCTCGTCAGCCTCGGATTCATCCTCTACATCCTCTTCAAGCAGGGCACAGAGGGCGACAACGCCTACGGACCCGATCCGCTTGGCGCCTACGGAGCATCCTCATGA
- a CDS encoding GGDEF domain-containing protein yields WSQLTDSRGRAFHYVHIDQSLAGKRLTIMLHSGYPNWLGSIDYFMIGSSRLFLRNLSLADAIYISSLSVAVALIVFLIMDLAWRGSHARRRRMQLYLIGYLATFILWTTGSSSFFSRMYGMANFWWELHLVTLYLMPIFCAKITQEIVSPRYIARVKTTMSVFAALFVTATITEITGLDGYMNMLFLFYPLLLVGCLLLIYTLARSSWAHHPGCRYGTFAMTAIVIFGGIDALHWEYHQLSVMLSTTVFSIYASIPFIFYTIREQMLRDAALAEQNEELVRELEISQNEAQRDFLTGCYNRHQLGEGFAKFSALAYARGFKFSFAIFDVDHFKTVNDTKGHLAGDRILRQIADTIHEEIDRRHLFIRYGGDEFILLALHYDLEAMVAFCEHLRSILEHSLDGVTLSFGVSTWHGKKDRLRALIDRADRALYLSKEKGRNTVSAENEEGAA; encoded by the coding sequence TGGAGTCAGCTTACAGATTCGCGCGGGCGTGCATTCCACTACGTCCACATCGACCAGAGTCTCGCGGGCAAGCGGCTCACAATCATGCTACACTCGGGCTATCCGAACTGGCTCGGCAGCATCGACTACTTCATGATCGGCTCATCCCGCCTCTTCCTGCGCAACCTCAGCCTCGCCGATGCCATCTACATCTCGAGCCTCTCGGTCGCCGTTGCGCTCATCGTCTTCCTCATCATGGATCTCGCATGGCGCGGCTCACATGCACGGCGCCGCCGCATGCAGCTCTACCTCATCGGCTATCTTGCGACCTTCATCCTGTGGACGACGGGCAGCTCCTCCTTCTTCTCGCGCATGTACGGCATGGCGAATTTCTGGTGGGAACTCCACCTCGTCACCCTCTACCTCATGCCCATCTTCTGCGCAAAAATTACCCAGGAGATCGTCTCGCCGCGCTACATTGCGCGCGTCAAGACAACCATGAGCGTGTTCGCCGCCCTGTTTGTCACGGCAACCATCACGGAGATTACAGGGCTTGACGGTTACATGAACATGCTCTTCCTCTTCTACCCTCTGCTCCTCGTCGGGTGCCTCCTGCTCATCTACACCCTCGCCCGCTCGAGCTGGGCGCATCATCCCGGCTGCCGCTACGGCACCTTTGCCATGACAGCGATTGTCATCTTCGGCGGCATCGACGCCCTGCACTGGGAGTATCATCAGCTCTCCGTCATGCTCTCGACCACCGTCTTCTCCATCTACGCAAGCATCCCCTTCATCTTCTATACCATCCGTGAGCAGATGCTGCGGGACGCTGCGCTCGCAGAGCAGAACGAGGAGCTTGTCCGCGAGCTCGAGATCTCGCAGAACGAGGCACAGCGGGACTTCCTCACGGGCTGCTACAACCGCCACCAGCTCGGCGAAGGCTTTGCCAAATTCTCTGCCCTCGCCTATGCACGCGGTTTCAAATTCTCCTTTGCCATCTTTGACGTGGATCACTTCAAGACCGTCAACGACACGAAGGGGCATCTCGCGGGCGACCGGATCCTGAGGCAGATCGCGGACACCATCCACGAGGAGATCGACCGCCGCCACCTCTTCATCCGCTACGGCGGCGACGAGTTCATCCTGCTCGCCCTGCACTACGACCTCGAGGCGATGGTCGCATTCTGCGAACACCTCCGCAGCATCCTCGAACACAGCCTTGACGGCGTCACCCTCAGCTTTGGCGTATCCACCTGGCACGGCAAGAAGGACCGCCTCCGCGCCCTCATTGACCGCGCCGACCGCGCCCTCTACCTCTCGAAGGAAAAGGGACGCAACACCGTCTCCGCCGAGAATGAGGAGGGTGCGGCGTAG
- a CDS encoding secretion protein HlyD, with protein MKSVRLVQIFCPIEETNRTHSRGYVEDLSTQRGRKRCAKMMVLNLSVLP; from the coding sequence ATGAAGTCCGTCAGATTGGTGCAGATTTTTTGTCCTATCGAGGAGACAAACCGGACGCATAGCAGAGGCTATGTGGAGGATTTGTCGACACAGAGAGGGCGAAAAAGATGCGCCAAGATGATGGTGCTGAATTTATCAGTGCTTCCCTAA
- a CDS encoding sensor domain-containing diguanylate cyclase — protein MTKIVQMIWGNRVTLLCVAAVAALAVLSWRTLAISPYTPQQAEYAVIEGSPEYNDIIGFDPENFDWQPYNFPTPPPMPEGTKTVYLSWKIPETTPLFVNHLLFTTTNQDAYVYLDNELIYMHGNWLQLTDSRGRTMHFIHVDEGFAGKRLTIMLHSGYANWLGSLDYFYIGSENALIRKIGLADAIYTASLSIALSLIVFLVMDLIWRGIHARRKIQLYLIGFLVSFILWTSGTSSFFSRLIGFPELWWELHLIMLYIMPLAFAKITQEITSLRYSTIIRGITVVYALLFIVATISEISGFDGYMNLLFLFYPILFISALVLAYTLLRSDWNENPACRYGLIAMISLTVFVGIDALHWEYHRLASVVSTTVFSIYSTIPFVFFLIREQMQKDARLAQQNETLARELQESQNEAVRDFLTGAYNRHQLADGIAKFSALANTRGFNFSFAIFDVDHFKTVNDTRGHLGGDKILRQIADTVRAKTDRRHIFIRYGGDEFILLALHHNLAQMVTLCEELRKDLEQTLDGVTMSFGVSTWHGTNDRMASLMERADRALYLSKEKGRNAVSGENECPPEPENANPDT, from the coding sequence ATGACAAAAATCGTTCAAATGATATGGGGCAACCGCGTCACGCTGCTGTGCGTGGCTGCAGTTGCGGCATTGGCTGTACTCTCGTGGCGCACGCTTGCCATCTCTCCATACACCCCACAGCAGGCGGAGTATGCCGTCATCGAGGGCAGCCCCGAGTACAATGACATCATCGGGTTCGACCCCGAGAACTTCGACTGGCAGCCCTACAACTTCCCCACCCCGCCGCCCATGCCGGAGGGTACAAAGACCGTCTATCTCTCGTGGAAGATTCCCGAGACGACCCCACTCTTCGTCAATCACCTGCTTTTTACAACGACGAATCAGGATGCCTACGTCTACCTCGACAACGAACTCATCTATATGCACGGCAACTGGCTGCAGCTCACGGACTCGCGCGGGCGAACGATGCACTTCATCCATGTGGACGAAGGCTTCGCGGGCAAGCGACTCACCATCATGCTGCACTCCGGCTATGCGAACTGGCTGGGGAGCCTCGACTACTTCTATATCGGCAGCGAAAACGCCCTCATCCGCAAAATCGGCCTTGCCGATGCCATCTACACGGCGAGCCTCTCCATCGCCCTCTCCCTCATTGTATTCCTCGTCATGGATCTCATCTGGCGCGGCATCCACGCACGACGCAAAATACAGCTCTACCTCATTGGCTTCCTCGTGAGCTTCATCCTGTGGACGTCGGGCACATCCTCCTTCTTCTCACGCCTCATCGGCTTCCCCGAACTCTGGTGGGAACTCCACCTCATCATGCTCTACATCATGCCGCTCGCATTTGCGAAGATCACGCAGGAGATCACATCTCTCAGATATTCTACAATCATACGCGGTATAACAGTTGTCTATGCCCTGCTCTTTATCGTCGCCACCATCAGCGAGATCAGCGGATTCGACGGCTATATGAACCTGCTCTTCCTCTTCTACCCCATTCTCTTCATCAGCGCGCTCGTCCTCGCCTATACCCTTCTGCGCTCAGACTGGAATGAGAATCCCGCCTGCCGCTACGGGCTCATCGCCATGATCTCCCTGACCGTCTTTGTCGGCATCGACGCTCTGCATTGGGAATACCACCGGCTCGCATCCGTGGTCTCGACTACGGTCTTCTCCATCTACTCGACCATCCCGTTCGTCTTCTTCCTCATCCGCGAACAGATGCAGAAGGATGCCCGCCTCGCCCAGCAGAACGAGACACTCGCGCGCGAGCTGCAGGAATCGCAGAACGAGGCGGTGCGTGACTTCCTCACGGGCGCGTACAACCGCCACCAGCTCGCGGACGGCATTGCGAAATTCTCCGCACTCGCCAATACACGCGGCTTCAACTTCTCGTTTGCCATCTTCGACGTGGATCACTTCAAGACCGTCAACGACACGCGCGGTCACCTCGGCGGTGACAAGATCCTGAGGCAGATCGCCGATACCGTGCGCGCAAAGACGGATCGCCGACACATCTTCATCCGCTATGGCGGCGACGAATTCATCCTGCTCGCCCTGCACCACAATCTCGCGCAGATGGTCACACTCTGCGAGGAACTGCGCAAGGATCTCGAGCAGACACTCGACGGGGTCACCATGAGCTTTGGTGTCTCCACATGGCATGGCACAAACGACCGTATGGCATCGCTGATGGAACGCGCCGACCGTGCCCTCTACCTCTCGAAGGAAAAGGGGCGCAACGCCGTCTCCGGCGAAAATGAGTGTCCGCCCGAACCCGAGAACGCAAATCCCGACACCTAA
- a CDS encoding secretion protein HlyD, with the protein MFRPNKEANQTHSKGYVEDLPTKCGQKRCAKMAVLNLSVLP; encoded by the coding sequence ATTTTTCGTCCGAACAAGGAGGCAAACCAGACGCATAGCAAAGGCTATGTGGAGGATTTGCCGACGAAGTGCGGGCAAAAAAGATGCGCTAAGATGGCGGTGCTGAATTTATCAGTGCTTCCCTAG
- a CDS encoding phosphoglucomutase: MPLTHEDFMKLANGSDIRGVAVAGVAGEPVTLTPEAANRIAAGFVRLLTEKTGKQPAELQIAVGHDSRISALAIKDCVLTGLTHTGAHGIDCVLASTPAMFMATIFEDTAADGSIMITASHLPYNRNGLKFFTAAGGADKEDIKKILTYAAEAQEAHGTLDNVLKFDLIGRYSEHLVQKIRTALGGAEKPLAGMHIVVDAGNGAGGFFAGRILTPLGADTKGSRYLDPDGHFPNHVPNPEDPKAMLAIKEAVIENDADLGLIFDTDVDRMSAVLADGTDVSRNALIAMMAAILAPDYPGSTIITDSVTSDGLHDFLEQELHLRHLRYMRGYKNVINECIRRNEAGEVSPLAIETSGHGALSENYYLDDGAYLAVKLIIAAAKARAEDRTLDDLIAALRHPAEAREIRIKIMGVDDAKAYGKEVLAAFEARAREKGLTIAEPSYEGVRIVFAGGWALLRMSLHDPNMPLNIEADAADGADEIERTVKELIAGFDALDLSGFQN; this comes from the coding sequence ATGCCACTCACCCACGAGGATTTCATGAAGCTCGCGAACGGCAGCGACATCCGCGGTGTCGCCGTCGCGGGCGTTGCGGGCGAGCCCGTCACCCTCACCCCCGAGGCGGCAAACCGCATCGCCGCAGGCTTCGTCCGCCTGCTCACGGAGAAGACGGGCAAGCAGCCCGCCGAGCTGCAGATCGCCGTCGGCCACGACTCGCGCATCTCCGCGCTCGCCATCAAGGACTGCGTGCTCACGGGACTCACCCACACGGGCGCGCACGGCATCGACTGCGTCCTCGCCTCCACCCCCGCCATGTTCATGGCGACCATCTTCGAGGACACGGCGGCGGACGGCTCCATCATGATTACGGCGAGCCACCTCCCCTACAACCGCAACGGGCTGAAATTCTTCACCGCCGCCGGAGGCGCGGACAAGGAGGACATCAAGAAGATCCTCACCTATGCCGCCGAGGCACAGGAGGCGCACGGCACCCTCGACAACGTGCTGAAATTCGACCTCATCGGCCGCTACAGCGAGCACCTCGTCCAGAAAATCCGCACGGCGCTTGGCGGCGCGGAGAAACCACTCGCGGGCATGCACATCGTCGTCGACGCGGGCAACGGCGCGGGCGGCTTCTTCGCGGGGCGCATCCTCACCCCGCTCGGCGCGGATACCAAGGGCAGCCGCTACCTCGACCCCGACGGGCACTTCCCGAACCACGTACCGAACCCCGAGGATCCAAAGGCAATGCTTGCCATCAAGGAGGCGGTCATCGAGAATGACGCCGACCTCGGGCTCATCTTCGACACCGACGTTGACCGCATGAGTGCTGTCCTCGCCGACGGCACGGATGTCAGCCGCAACGCCCTCATCGCCATGATGGCGGCAATCCTCGCGCCCGACTACCCCGGCTCCACCATCATCACCGACTCCGTCACCTCCGACGGCCTGCACGACTTCCTCGAGCAGGAGCTGCACCTGAGGCATCTGCGCTATATGCGCGGCTACAAGAACGTCATCAACGAGTGCATCCGCCGCAATGAGGCGGGCGAAGTCTCCCCGCTCGCGATCGAAACCTCGGGGCACGGCGCGCTCTCGGAGAACTACTACCTCGACGACGGCGCGTACCTCGCGGTCAAGCTCATCATCGCAGCCGCAAAGGCACGCGCTGAGGATCGCACACTCGACGATCTCATTGCCGCGCTCCGCCACCCCGCCGAGGCGCGCGAGATCCGCATCAAGATCATGGGTGTGGACGACGCGAAGGCATACGGCAAGGAGGTTCTCGCCGCATTCGAGGCACGCGCGCGCGAAAAGGGGCTCACGATTGCAGAGCCCTCCTACGAGGGCGTGCGCATCGTCTTTGCGGGCGGCTGGGCGCTGCTCAGGATGTCGCTACACGATCCGAACATGCCGCTCAACATCGAGGCGGATGCCGCAGACGGTGCGGACGAGATCGAGCGCACGGTCAAGGAGCTCATTGCGGGCTTTGACGCCCTCGACCTCTCCGGATTCCAAAACTAG
- a CDS encoding D-sedoheptulose-7-phosphate isomerase — MKESACAAVDTLIARYPALEPCGGDIRAAIEALVLCYRTGGKLIVCGNGGSASDAEHIVGELMKGFLLPRHLGEDMLDKLHAVCDVTDPKTVDYFMQNLQGALPAISLPSQLAISTAFSNDQAPDLTFAQQVLGLGKQGDVLLGITTSGNSKNVLYAFRMAQALGLTPIALTGASGGKCVSGGYADITIKAPAEETYKIQEYHLPIYHTLCIAVEEEFFGAE, encoded by the coding sequence ATGAAAGAATCTGCCTGCGCCGCCGTCGACACGCTCATTGCGCGCTATCCCGCGCTCGAGCCATGCGGCGGAGATATCCGTGCCGCCATTGAGGCACTCGTCCTTTGCTACCGTACGGGCGGCAAGCTCATCGTCTGCGGAAACGGCGGCTCTGCCTCGGATGCCGAGCACATCGTCGGCGAGCTGATGAAGGGCTTCCTCCTGCCGCGCCACTTGGGCGAGGATATGCTTGATAAGCTGCACGCGGTCTGCGATGTGACGGATCCGAAGACCGTTGACTACTTCATGCAGAACCTGCAGGGCGCACTCCCCGCGATTTCGCTGCCCTCGCAGCTCGCGATCAGCACGGCGTTCTCGAACGATCAGGCGCCCGACCTCACCTTTGCCCAGCAGGTCTTGGGACTCGGAAAGCAGGGGGACGTTCTCCTCGGCATCACAACCTCGGGCAACTCGAAGAACGTGCTCTATGCCTTCCGCATGGCGCAAGCGCTCGGCCTCACGCCCATCGCCCTCACGGGCGCCTCGGGTGGAAAATGCGTCTCGGGCGGCTACGCTGACATCACGATCAAGGCGCCCGCCGAGGAGACGTACAAGATTCAGGAGTATCACCTCCCCATCTACCACACGCTCTGCATCGCCGTCGAGGAGGAATTCTTCGGCGCGGAGTAG